The Geobacillus stearothermophilus ATCC 12980 genome contains a region encoding:
- the rpsA gene encoding 30S ribosomal protein S1, with protein MTEEMNVQVNVYGVGDIVRGKVVKLEDKQVLVEVENSKQNGIIPISELSNLHIEKPSDAVAVGDEVTAKVKKVEEGKDGEEGLLILSKKAVDAERAWEELERKFANGEAFETVIKDIVKGGLVADVGVRGFIPASLVEPHYVEDFSDYKGKTLAVKVVELDREKNRVILSHRAVVEEEQERQQKELLSRIEPGQVLEGVVRRIADFGVFVDVGGFDGLVHISQLSHTRVAHPSEVVKEGDAVKVKVLAVDPENGRLSLSIKEALPGPWEGISEKVKPGDVVTGTVKRLASFGAFVEIFPGVEGLVHVSQIANRRIGSPHEVLKEGDEVKAKVLDVNEAEHRISLSIRALLEEETAAPAEDYSQYTKTAESRGFQLGEVIGEQLKKLK; from the coding sequence ATGACAGAAGAAATGAATGTGCAAGTGAATGTGTATGGAGTGGGCGATATCGTCCGCGGCAAAGTGGTGAAGCTTGAGGACAAGCAAGTGCTTGTCGAAGTCGAAAACAGCAAGCAAAATGGCATCATCCCAATCAGCGAGCTGTCGAATTTGCATATCGAGAAGCCGAGCGATGCCGTTGCTGTTGGGGATGAAGTGACGGCGAAAGTCAAAAAAGTGGAAGAAGGCAAAGACGGGGAAGAAGGGCTGCTCATTTTATCGAAAAAGGCAGTCGATGCCGAGCGGGCGTGGGAAGAGCTTGAGCGCAAGTTCGCAAACGGCGAGGCGTTCGAAACGGTCATCAAAGACATCGTCAAAGGCGGGCTTGTCGCCGATGTCGGCGTGCGCGGCTTCATTCCGGCGTCGCTTGTTGAACCGCACTATGTTGAAGATTTTTCCGATTACAAAGGAAAAACGCTCGCCGTCAAAGTGGTGGAGCTTGACCGCGAGAAAAACCGCGTCATTTTGTCACACCGCGCTGTTGTTGAGGAAGAGCAAGAGCGGCAGCAGAAAGAGCTGCTTTCCCGCATTGAGCCGGGCCAAGTGCTCGAGGGCGTCGTCCGCCGCATTGCCGATTTCGGCGTCTTTGTCGATGTCGGCGGGTTTGATGGGCTCGTACATATTTCCCAGCTTTCCCATACGCGTGTCGCCCATCCGTCCGAGGTGGTGAAAGAAGGCGATGCGGTGAAAGTGAAAGTGCTGGCCGTCGACCCGGAGAACGGGCGTCTGTCATTGTCCATCAAAGAGGCGCTTCCGGGTCCGTGGGAAGGCATCAGCGAAAAAGTGAAGCCGGGCGATGTCGTCACCGGGACTGTGAAGCGGCTTGCTTCATTTGGCGCGTTTGTGGAGATTTTCCCGGGCGTCGAAGGATTGGTCCACGTATCGCAAATTGCCAACCGCCGCATCGGTTCGCCGCATGAAGTGCTGAAAGAAGGCGATGAAGTGAAAGCGAAAGTGCTCGATGTCAACGAGGCCGAGCACCGCATTTCCTTAAGCATCCGCGCGCTGCTTGAGGAAGAAACGGCCGCTCCGGCGGAAGATTACAGCCAGTATACGAAAACGGCG
- a CDS encoding lysophospholipid acyltransferase family protein — MTVDFYSFAKGIVKGVLTPLYRIQTIGVDRFPKEGAVLLCANHISNLDPPVVGITAPRPIRFMAKEELFRVPVVKTLVKNLHAFPVKRGMNDRQALRIGLEVLKQGEVLGIFPEGTRSKDGRLKKALPGVGFFALRTDAAVVPCAIIGPYRPFVPLKVVYGAPIDMAPLRARKASPEEAADYIMDHIRQLLEQHQ; from the coding sequence ATGACGGTGGATTTTTATTCCTTCGCCAAAGGAATCGTCAAAGGAGTGCTCACCCCTTTGTACCGCATTCAAACGATCGGGGTTGACCGCTTTCCAAAAGAAGGCGCGGTGCTTCTTTGCGCCAACCATATCAGCAACCTAGATCCGCCGGTCGTCGGCATTACGGCGCCGCGGCCGATTCGGTTTATGGCGAAAGAAGAATTGTTTCGCGTTCCGGTGGTGAAAACGCTCGTCAAAAACTTGCACGCGTTTCCCGTAAAGCGCGGCATGAACGACCGCCAGGCGTTGCGCATAGGGCTTGAGGTGCTGAAACAAGGCGAAGTGCTCGGCATTTTTCCCGAGGGGACGCGCAGCAAAGATGGCCGGCTGAAAAAGGCGCTGCCCGGCGTCGGCTTTTTCGCTTTGCGCACCGATGCGGCTGTCGTTCCATGTGCGATCATTGGCCCGTACCGGCCGTTTGTGCCGCTCAAAGTCGTGTACGGGGCGCCGATTGATATGGCGCCGCTGCGCGCGCGGAAGGCGAGCCCGGAGGAGGCGGCCGACTACATTATGGATCATATCCGCCAACTGCTTGAACAACATCAGTAA